The Punica granatum isolate Tunisia-2019 chromosome 4, ASM765513v2, whole genome shotgun sequence genome has a window encoding:
- the LOC116202593 gene encoding uncharacterized protein LOC116202593: MEIYGLRTKGVPHHADLRRRGKRRFTLTRKVGSGGRETDAEKGLQLDLEEWDGRERDREEKGLTRNGLRCTVVAEKENLGQGWMDLREDEAENGKGLCFDTARVSANQDKAAVVFLLRLSSLALVRGDVRAYEC, translated from the exons ATGGAAATCTACGGGTTACGCACCAAGGGAGTACCTCACCATGCAGATCTCCGCCGCAGAGGAAAACGGAGATTTACTCTGACCAGGAAGGTAGGGTCTGGTGGACGGGAGACGGACGCGGAGAAAGGTCTGCAGCTGGATCTGGAGGAATGGGATGGCCgcgagagagacagagaggaaaagggactgacccgaaaTGGGTTGCGGTGTACGGTCGTGGCGGAAAAGGAGAATCTGGGGCAGGGCTGGATGGATCTGAGGGAAGACGAGGCTGAGAATGGGAAGGGGCT TTGTTTTGATACCGCTAGGGTTTCTGCAAATCAAGATAAGGCCGCCGTCGTCTTCCTCCTCCGACTTTCGTCTCTGGCTCTGGTGAGAGGAGACGTGAGAGCTTACGAATGTTGA
- the LOC116202592 gene encoding arginine decarboxylase — translation MPALACCVDAAVAAPPFSGVPLTVTNPAAASATAASAAAIEDLSRWSPSRSASLYRMDGWGDPYFSVNSSGNISVRPHGVETLPHQEIDVLKIVKKASDPKSAGGLGLQLPLIVRLPDVLKNRLESLQSAFNFAIGSQDYEAHYQGVYPVKCNQDRFVVEDIVRFGSPFRFGLEAGSKPELLLAMSCLCKGSPEALLICNGFKDAEYISLALVARKLALNTVIVLEMEEELDTVIDVSKKLSVRPVIGVRAKLRTKHSGHFGSTSGEKGKFGLTTTQILRVVKKLEQAGMLDCLQLLHFHIGSQIPSTALLTDGVAEAAQIYCELVRLGAGMQVIDIGGGLGIDYDGSKSADSDISVGYSLEDYASAVVRAIRVVCDRKSVKHPVLCSESGRAIVSHHSILIFEAVAASVYHAPAMSSHGLQYLVDGLPEDARADYGNLSAAAMRGEYETCLLYAEQLKQRCIEQFKEGVLGMEQLAAVDGLCDVVSKAIGVSDPVRTYHVNLSIFTSIPDFWGIGQLFPIVPIHRLDQRPCVRGILSDLTCDSDGKIDRFIGGESSLPLHEMEGEGGASVGGRYYLGMFLGGAYEEAIGGLHNLFGGPSVVRVQQSEGPHGFAVTLAVPGPSCGDVLRVMQHEPKLMFETLRHRAEEYGGGQDHDGMASMALASGLAQSFHNMPYLVTASSCGLNAISNSGFYYCSEDEYGVGVADAAAGDDEQWSYCCA, via the coding sequence ATGCCTGCCCTGGCATGCTGCGTGGACGCCGCCGTTGCGGCTCCTCCCTTCTCCGGCGTGCCTCTGACAGTAACAAACCCAGCCGCCGCTTCCGCCACTGCTGCCTCCGCCGCAGCCATCGAGGACCTGTCCCGCTGGTCCCCTTCCCGTTCGGCGTCGCTCTACCGGATGGACGGGTGGGGAGACCCGTATTTCTCTGTTAACTCGTCTGGGAACATCTCAGTGAGGCCCCACGGAGTCGAGACCCTGCCCCACCAGGAGATTGATGTGCTGAAGATTGTGAAGAAGGCCTCAGACCCGAAATCTGCTGGCGGCCTCGGTCTGCAGCTGCCTCTGATTGTGCGGCTGCCCGATGTGCTGAAGAACAGGCTCGAGTCCCTTCAGTCGGCTTTCAATTTCGCTATTGGTTCCCAGGACTATGAGGCCCACTACCAGGGTGTTTACCCAGTCAAGTGCAACCAGGATCGTTTCGTTGTGGAGGACATTGTGAGGTTCGGGTCCCCGTTCCGGTTTGGGCTCGAGGCTGGCTCGAAGCCAGAGCTTCTTCTTGCAATGAGCTGCTTGTGCAAGGGCAGCCCGGAGGCTTTGCTCATCTGTAACGGTTTCAAGGATGCAGAATACATATCCCTTGCTCTGGTTGCCCGGAAGCTTGCACTGAACACCGTGATTGTCCtcgagatggaggaggagCTCGATACAGTTATCGATGTGAGCAAGAAGCTCTCGGTGAGGCCCGTCATTGGTGTCCGAGCGAAACTGAGGACCAAGCACTCTGGTCATTTTGGATCCACTTCTGGTGAGAAAGGCAAGTTTGGCTTGACCACGACTCAAATTTTGCGTGTGGTGAAGAAGCTTGAGCAAGCTGGAATGCTGGACTGCCTCCAATTGCTGCATTTCCATATTGGGTCACAGATCCCATCCACCGCCTTGCTCACGGACGGGGTTGCTGAGGCTGCACAGATCTATTGCGAACTCGTACGCCTCGGTGCTGGAATGCAAGTTATTGACATTGGAGGAGGTCTTGGTATTGATTATGATGGGTCCAAGTCTGCTGATTCTGATATTTCCGTGGGTTATAGCCTCGAAGACTATGCTTCAGCTGTTGTTCGAGCTATTCGTGTTGTCTGCGACCGCAAATCCGTGAAGCACCCTGTGCTTTGCAGCGAGAGCGGACGTGCAATTGTATCGCACCACTCAATTCTGATCTTCGAGGCTGTCGCTGCCAGTGTTTATCATGCTCCTGCCATGTCCTCTCATGGGCTGCAATACTTAGTGGATGGCCTTCCGGAAGATGCTCGTGCAGACTATGGCAACTTGTCTGCCGCGGCTATGAGAGGTGAATATGAGACCTGCTTGCTTTATGCTGAACAGTTGAAGCAGAGATGTATTGAACAATTTAAGGAGGGAGTACTGGGTATGGAGCAGCTTGCTGCAGTTGATGGGTTGTGTGACGTGGTTTCTAAGGCAATTGGTGTTTCGGACCCTGTTCGCACTTACCATGTCAACCTCTCTATATTCACTTCGATTCCCGATTTCTGGGGTATTGGTCAGCTGTTTCCCATAGTCCCCATTCATCGACTCGATCAAAGGCCTTGTGTGAGGGGGATCCTATCTGACTTGACCTGCGACAGCGATGGGAAGATTGATAGGTTCATCGGTGGTGAGTCGAGCTTGCCTCTCCATGAAATGGAAGGAGAAGGAGGTGCCTCTGTTGGTGGGCGGTACTACTTGGGGATGTTCTTGGGCGGGGCCTATGAAGAGGCTATCGGCGGGCTCCACAACCTTTTCGGGGGGCCCAGTGTAGTCCGGGTCCAGCAGAGCGAGGGTCCGCATGGCTTTGCTGTGACTCTTGCTGTACCGGGCCCATCCTGTGGGGATGTCCTTCGGGTGATGCAGCATGAGCCCAAGCTCATGTTTGAGACTCTCAGGCACAGAGCAGAGGAGTACGGCGGGGGGCAGGACCACGATGGGATGGCTAGTATGGCATTAGCCAGCGGGCTTGCCCAGTCCTTCCACAACATGCCTTACCTCGTCACTGCTTCCTCCTGTGGGCTCAATGCGATCAGTAACAGTGGGTTCTACTACTGCAGCGAGGACGAGTACGGTGTGGGCGTCGCCGATGCTGCTGCTGGAGACGACGAGCAGTGGTCTTACTGCTGTGCTTGA
- the LOC116205579 gene encoding ubiquitin recognition factor in ER-associated degradation protein 1 produces MYFGGGYGYHGTSFEQTYRCYPASFIEKPQIESGDKIIMPPSALDRLASLHIDYPMLFELRNKETERVSHCGVLEFIAEEGMIYMPYWMMENLLLQEGDFVQVKNVTLPKGTYVKLQPHTKDFLDISNPKAILETTLRSYSCLTTGDSIMVAYNNKKYYIDIVETKPSNAISIIETDCEVDFAPPLDYKEPERSVAPVAHSKAPAEGEEASADTELKFNPFTGVGRRLDGKQLQYQPLPASTSTSRDKQPAVASGNGQAPAGSNSRSSAARQAQGKLVFGSNRNTPKEKQKEVPKETKQEEPQKEEPKFQAFTGKSYSLRG; encoded by the exons ATG TATTTTGGAGGTGGATATGGATATCATGGGACCTCATTTGAGCAAACATATCGCTGTTACCCTGCATCTTTTATTGAAAAG CCGCAAATTGAAAGCGGTGATAAAA TTATAATGCCTCCCTCTGCCCTTGATCGCCTTG CATCTTTGCATATTGATTACCCTATGTTGTTTGAGCTTCGTAACAAGGAGACTGAGCGGGTCTCTCACTGTGGGGTTCTTGAGTTCATTGCTGAAGAAGGGATGATATATATGCCATATTGG ATGATGGAGAACCTGCTCTTACAAGAAGGAGACTTTGTGCAAGTCAAGAATGTGACTCTTCCAAAGGGAACATATGTTAAATTGCAACCCCACACAAAGGATTTCTTGGATATTTCCAATCCCAAAGCAAT CTTAGAAACCACACTGAGGAGTTACTCCTGTTTAACCACTGGGGACAGTATCATGGTTGCATACAACAACAAAAAGTATTACATAGATATTGTAGAGACAAAGCCATCTAATGCTATAAGTATAATCGAGACAGACTGTGAAGTTGACTTTGCTCCTCCATTGGACTACAAAGAACCTGAAAGGTCTGTGGCGCCTGTTGCTCACAGCAAGGCACCTGCTGAAG GTGAAGAGGCGTCAGCTGATActgaactgaaattcaaccCTTTCACTGGAGTAGGGAGACGTTTGGATGGGAAACAGTTGCAATATCAGCCGCTGCCTGCTTCAACCTCTACTTCTAGAGACAAGCAACCTGCTGTTGCCAGTGGTAATGGGCAGGCTCCTGCTGGTTCCAACTCGCGAAGTTCAGCAGCACGACAGGCTCAGGGAAAGCTTGTGTTTGGATCGAACCGCAACACTCCTAAGGAAAAGCAAAAG GAAGTCCCAAAGGAGACCAAACAGGAGGAACCCCAGAAAGAGGAGCCGAAGTTCCAAGCATTTACTGGGAAGTCTTATTCCCTGAGGGGTTGA